One genomic window of Pocillopora verrucosa isolate sample1 chromosome 8, ASM3666991v2, whole genome shotgun sequence includes the following:
- the LOC131776687 gene encoding calmodulin isoform X3, producing the protein MEIEDKLTEEQIEEYRDAFKFFDKDGNGYITTRELGAIMRSLGQNPTETELQDMVNEVDYDGNGVVDFGEFVNMMINQNNNTLDEKELLEAFRTFDGDDKGYIFSNEIRYVMRHMGESIPEQDINEILQDSQESRKRKITFEEFIKLVKPEV; encoded by the exons AATACCGAGATGCGTTCAAGTTTTTCGATAAAGATGGCAATGGTTATATAACAACCCGTGAGTTGGGGGCCATAATGAGATCCCTCGGGCAAAACCCCACGGAAACCGAGCTCCAGGATATGGTCAATGAAGTAGATTATGACG gaaatggtgTGGTGGATTTTGGCGAGTTTGTGAACATGATGattaatcaaaacaacaacacgCTGGACGAGAAGGAGCTCTTGGAAGCATTCAGAACTTTTGACGGTGACGACAAGGGATACATATTCTCTAACGAGATTCGTTACGTGATGCGGCACATGGGGGAAAGCATTCCAGAACAAGACATCAACGAGATATTACAAGATTCTCAGGAAAGTCGGAAACGAAAAATCACCTTTGAAG AATTCATCAAACTGGTAAAACCGGAAGTATAA
- the LOC131776687 gene encoding calmodulin isoform X4, whose translation MDKLTEEQIEEYRDAFKFFDKDGNGYITTRELGAIMRSLGQNPTETELQDMVNEVDYDGNGVVDFGEFVNMMINQNNNTLDEKELLEAFRTFDGDDKGYIFSNEIRYVMRHMGESIPEQDINEILQDSQESRKRKITFEEFIKLVKPEV comes from the exons AATACCGAGATGCGTTCAAGTTTTTCGATAAAGATGGCAATGGTTATATAACAACCCGTGAGTTGGGGGCCATAATGAGATCCCTCGGGCAAAACCCCACGGAAACCGAGCTCCAGGATATGGTCAATGAAGTAGATTATGACG gaaatggtgTGGTGGATTTTGGCGAGTTTGTGAACATGATGattaatcaaaacaacaacacgCTGGACGAGAAGGAGCTCTTGGAAGCATTCAGAACTTTTGACGGTGACGACAAGGGATACATATTCTCTAACGAGATTCGTTACGTGATGCGGCACATGGGGGAAAGCATTCCAGAACAAGACATCAACGAGATATTACAAGATTCTCAGGAAAGTCGGAAACGAAAAATCACCTTTGAAG AATTCATCAAACTGGTAAAACCGGAAGTATAA